Within Pseudomonas brassicacearum, the genomic segment GCGGCCGCACGCTCATTAGGACTGAGCCGGGCACAGTTCGCGTATCGGTTGAAGAAGCATCAACGGGGTGTCCCGGACTAACCCCCGAATCTGGGGGAATACTGCAAAATCTGTATCCACCATAAATCCCCTGTGGGAGCGAGCTTGCTCGCGATGGCGGTGGGTCAGCTGGCATTGATGTCGGTTGGGCTGACGTCATCGCGAGCAAGCTCGCACATTGGTTTCTGGGTGACTGCAAGGTCTGTGTCAAGCTGGGGGAAAAGCACCCCGCCGGTACTCGCTGGGGGTCTGGTTCATCTCTATCCGAAAATGCCGGTTGAAGTTGGACAAGTTGTTGTAGCCCACTTCAAAACAGATATCGGTCACCGGCATTTCGCTCTGCAACAGCAAGCGACAGGCACGCTGGACCCGCAGCTTGCGCATCAGGTCAATGAAGCCGTGTCCGGTGATGCGCTTGAAGAACCGCGAAAAGCCCGGCTCGCTCATGTCCAATTGGCGGGCGATCACCGACAGGCGCAGGTCGCCGGTGAGTTCGGCTTGCAGGTACTCGAAGGCTTTATGGATGCGCTCGGAACTGCGCGCATCGAGCGCCGGCGCGTAGCAAGGGCTCGCCAGGCTCAAGGCCTCGTCGTCAGGGGCTTGGTTGAGGGTGTGAAGCAGTTCCAGGAACAGCGCCAATCGCACCAGCCCCTGGGCCGGGCCGATGGCCTCCAGCAGGTGCGCGGCCTGCCGCGCGGTGTTGCCGTCGAAGGCCAGGCCACGGCGGGCACGCTCGAACAGGCCCTGCAGATCCCCCAGTTCGGGCAGGGTTCGGCGCAAGGTCAGCAGCGTGGCGCCATCGAATTGCAAGACCACGTCGCGCCCGGGCAGGTGCTCGCCCGCTGCCAGGTCGCCCATCCAGTCGTGGGGCAAGTCGGGGCCAATCATCGCCACATGGCCAGGGCCAAACGGGCCGATGTAGTCGCCCGCCAGCAGTTTGCCGCTGCCCTGGCGGATCAGGTGGATTTCAAATTCAGGGTGATGGTTCCAGCGCGCCATCGGGTACGGGTAGTCATGCTCGTACCAGCGAAAACTGTGTTCGGGCTCAGGCAGGATGACTTCCAGTTCGGCGGGTCGCTGCTCGAACAGGGGCGTTCGGTGATCAGGCATGTCGCGCCTCTTTTATCGTTATAGCGGGCACCTTACGCCGAGTGCGTAGCGCTTCGCCAGCCTCGGCCTGACCGCTCACTGATACTTTTTTAACCCAGGCCTGCCGCACTCAAGGGCGTTAAAAAAGTATCGGCACACGATCCTCCCTGCGTTTGTCGGCCTCCACGGGCGCTGCTGTAATCGGCTTGCCATTGGCGATGGACAGCTCTGCCCGACGCCACGCCCCCCACAACAATAATAATTCTGCGCCCAGGCGCAGCTCTGGAGAAGCTCATGAAAACGGTGCCCAAGGCGCTTGTCATGTTCGCGGGATTGTCTTTTGCCCTGGCCGCACAGGCCGCCGAGACCCTCACCATCGCCACGGTGAACAACGCCGACATGATCCGCATGCAAAAACTCTCGAGAACCTTCGAGAGCGAGCACCCGGACATCAAGTTGAACTGGGTGGTACTCGAAGAAAATGTCCTGCGCCAGCGCCTGACCACCGACATCGCAACCCAGGGCGGGCAGTTCGACGTGCTGACCATCGGCACCTACGAAACCCCGCTGTGGGGAGCCAAGCACTGGCTCGAACCGATGACCGACCTGCCCGCCGGGTATGACCTGGAGGACATTTTCCCTGCCGTTCGCCAAGGCCTTTCGGTCAACGACACGCTCTACGCCCTGCCCTTTTACGGCGAAAGCACCGTCACCTATTACCGCACGGACCTGTTCAAACAGGCCGGCCTGAGCATGCCCGAGCAACCGACCTGGAGCCAGCTCGGTGAATTCGCGGCCAAGTTGCACCAGCCTGACCAGGGCCAGTACGGCCTGTGCCTGCGGGGCAAGGCCGGTTGGGGCGAGAACATGGCGCTGCTCAGCACCCTGGCCAACACCTTCGGCGCCCGTTGGTTCGATGAACAATGGAAACCGCAATTGGACAGCCCGCAATGGAAGGCCGCCGCGCAGTTCTACGTCGACACATTGAAAAAATATGGCCCGCCGGGCCTGACCAGCAACGGGTTCAATGAAACCCTGGCGCTGTTCAACAGTGGTAAATGTGCGATCTGGGTCGATGCCAGCGTCGCCGGCTCCTTCATCACCGACACCAGCCAAAGCAAGGTCGCCGACCGTGTGGGCTTCGCTGCCGCCCCCATCGAAGTGACCCACAGAGGTGCTTCCTGGCTCTATGCCTGGTCATTGGCGATTCCCACCAGCTCCCGGCACAAGGACGCCGCCAAGTCGTTCGTTGCCTGGGCCACGTCCAAGGACTACATCCAGTTGGTCGCCAAGCAGGACGGCATCAGCAACGTCCCACCCGGCACGCGCATGTCCACCTACAGCGACGCCTACCTGAACGCCGCACCATTCGCCCGGATCACCCTGCAAATGATGCAGAACGCCGACCCGGCCCACCCCACCGTCGAACCGGTGCCGTACGTGGGTATCCAGTACGTGACGATTCCAGAGTTCCAAGCCATCGGCACCTCCGTCGGCAAGCTGTTCACCGCCGCCCTCACCGGACAGATCACGGTGGAGCAGGCACTGGCCTCGGCGCAATCGAGTACCGCGCGGGAGATGAAGCGGGCTGGGTATCCCAAGAAGTAACGACCTCTGTGGGAGCAAAGCTTGCTCGCGGTGCTGGCACCTCGATTTCTGAGAGACCGCATCAGCTTCATCGCGGGCAAGCCTTGCTCCCACAGAGGGATACCTGCGCTCCCCGTTATTGATTTTTTTGACTTCAGAAAGGACAACCCCATGAAACGACTGCAAGGAAAAAGCGCCCTGGTGACCGGTGCCGCCCGAGGTATCGGTAGGACGTTCGCCCAGGCCTATATCAACGAAGGCGCCACGGTAGCGATTGCCGATATCGACCTGGAACGGGCCCAGGCCACTGCCGCCGAACTGGGCGACAGCGCCTACGCGGTCAAAATGGACGTGACGGACCAGGCTTCGATCGACCAGGCCATCGAGGCCGTGGTGGCCCGGGTGGGCAAGCTGGATATCCTGATCAACAACGCCGCGCTGTTCGACCTGGCGCCCATCGTGGAGATCACGCGCCAGAGCTACGAGCGGCTGTTTTCCATCAACGTCGCCGGCACGCTGTTCACCCTGCAGGCGGCGGCGCGGCAGATGATTCGCCAGGGTCACGGCGGCCGGATCATCAACATGGCCAGCCAGGCCGGTCGGCGTGGCGAAGCGCTGGTCGGCGTCTATTGCGCCACCAAGGCAGCGGTGATCAGCCTGACCCAGTCCGCCGGGCTGGATTTGATCAAGCATCGGATCAACGTCAACGCCATCGCCCCTGGTGTGGTGGAGGGCGAGCATTGGGATGGCGTGGATGCGCTGTTCGCCCGCCACGAAAATCTGCCATTGGGGGAAAAGAAGCGCCAGGTCGGGCAACAGGTGCCCTATGGCCGGATGGGCACTGCGCAGGACCTCACCGGGATGGCGATTTTCCTCGCCTCGGCGGAGAGCGAGTACGTGGTGGCGCAGACTTACAACGTCGATGGCGGGAACTGGATGAGCTGAAAATCTGCGATTTCATGGCCTTGTAACGACGGAAATGGACCTATTCGCCCAAAAACTGATCCCACTACTTGAGGATTGTCCCGAACGGTACCCAACGGTGCCGTTCCAAGGGATTTCAAGAGAGCGTGAATACCGTTGCCCCAGCGGGGCAAAAATTGCGCATCATAGGCGCCGTCCGCTCAAGGGAGATTTACATGCGTGCCATTTCATCCGTCATGGGTCTTGTCGTGCTGTCGCTGGGCCTGGTGTTCGCCACCAGCGCTACGGCCACCGAAGAGACGCAACTGGTCGAGTCCATCAACCTTTACCGCAGCCAGTCCCAAAGCTGCGCCGGCGAGGCCTCGCTGGAGTTGCCACCGCTGGCGATGGATTCCCGGCTGATCCTGTCGGCCAATGGCATCGGCGACCTGCAGCAGGCGCTGGCGCGGGCGGCCTACCCGATGGTCAACGTGCAGGCCATCAGCCTGTCCGGGCCGCGGGATGCGCAATCGGCCATGAAAGCTGTCCAGGAAAGCTTCTGCCAGGTCATACTCGACCCGCAGTTCGTCGACATCGGCGTCAGCCGCCTGGATCGCGAATGGCGCATCGTACTGGCGCGCCCACTGTTGTCGGCGCGCCTGGGTGACTGGCAAGCCGAAGGCCAGAAACTGCTGAAGCTGATCAACAGTGCCCGCACCCAGCCGCGTCGCTGTGGCACCGAAACCTTCGCCGCCACCACACCGCTGGCCTGGAACGCCACCTTGGCCCTGGCCGCCGTGACCCACACCCGGGCCATGGCCAACAACAATTTCTTCGACCACAAGGACCGCGACAACCGCATGCCGGGCGACCGCGCCGAACTGGCCGGTTACCTGGGCCAGTTGATCGGCGAGAACATCGCCGCCGGACAGGACACCGCGCTCAAGGTGGTGGACGGCTGGCTGGCCAGCCCGGGGCACTGCGCCAACCTGATGAACCCGCAGTTCCGCGAATTGGGCGCCGGGTACGCGACCGATCCGAAAAGCGATGCAGGGATCTATTGGACGGCGATGTTTGGCACCCAATAGCGAGGTGGCCGGGCCACCGCTATCGCGAGCAAGCCCGCTCCCACAGGGGATTTGTGGCGGACATGCAATCAAGTTCCACCACCAGCCTATGTGGGAACGAGCTTGCTCGCGATAGCCATTGCTCGATCAACCTCAGTGTCCGTACCTGACATCGTCCTTGCGCAGCACCTGCCGTACATGCCGCATGAACTGGCTCAACGAAGGCGATTGGGCCACCGGCTTGCGTTGCAGCAGGCCGATCGAACGTTTCGCCGGCTGGTCGATGGCGGTAACAGCACACTGCTCACCGATGTTGAACACCGCCGTGCAGCTGGCCGGCAACAGGGAAAAACCCAATCCTTCGCGCACCAGGGCTGTGGCCGTGCTCATATGCGCCACTTCCCAGGCCGGCACAGGATCGACGTTCAAATAGCGCAACGCAGCGTCAGCCAGGGGCCGGATGCTGGTGTCAGGCGTGAGGGCAATGTAGGGTTGCCGCTTCCAGTCGTCCTGGTCGTCATGCTGCAGGGCCTTGTGGCTCAGCAACACCAGATTGTCATCCAGTAGACGCACGAAGCTCAGTCCAGACAGATCGTCAGGCAACGAACTGATGCCGGCGTCCACCTCTGCCCGCTGCACCCAGCCCATGATTTCCCCGGCGCGGCCGTCCAACAAGCTCACCGTCACGCCAGGGTTTTCATGCTGGAAAGAAGCAATGGCGATCGGCAGGAATGACGCCGCAGCGGTGGGCAAGGCAGCCAGCCGGAGCGTGCCGCGGCTCAGGCTCAGGGTGTCGCGGGCATCGCGCACAGCGTCGTTCATGTCCCGGAGCATGCGCCGGGCCTGGGGCAGAAAATGCTCACCGGCCGGGGTCAACTCGACGCTGCGGGTATTACGCGCGAGCAACTGCAACCCCATGCTTTCTTCCAGTTTGCGGATGCTATAGCTCAGCGCCGGCTGGGACAGGTGCAATTGTTCTGCCGTACGGGTAAAGCTCGACGTCTCGGCGATAAGGATAAAGGCACGAAGCTGTCTGAAAGAAACGTTCATGGCCGCACTTATAAAATTAATGAATCAATTGATTCTACCTTTAAAATTCACAGAACAATCCACGCCAGCCACTATGGGCCATCCCCACAGTGGAAACGGACATGACAAAAAAAATCCTCGTCGGCTGCGGCGCCGGTTTCGCCAATGATCGGCCCGACGCCGCCCTGCGCCTGGCCCAGGACCTGGCGCAGCGCGAAGGCCAGCGCTACATCATGCTCGAACTGCTGGCTGAACGGACCCTGGCCGAGGCGCAACTACGCAAGCGCCTGGATCCACAAGCGGGCTACTCCGCGCGCCTGTTCGATTTCCTCGAACCCATGCTGGATGTGTGCATCGAGGCCGGCATTGCGATTATCACCAACGGCGGTGCCGCCAATCCCAGGGCGGCCGCGCAACGGCTGCGCCAGACGCTGGCGGGCCGCTTCCCTGCACTGAAAATCGCCTGCGTGCTGGGTGATGACCTGTTGGAAGAAATGCCGCCCCGTTACGAACAATGGTTGTCCTCGGATCCCTCGGAGCACCCCGTGTCGGTGAACGTCTACACCGGGGCTGACGGTATCACCCAGGCGTTGGCCGAGGGCGCTGGCATCGTGCTGTGTGGCCGGGTCGCGGATCCGTCGTTGGCCGTGGGGGCAATCCGCCATGGGTTGGGTTGGCCGGCTGACGATTGGCAGAAAATGGCCATCGCCACCACGGCCGGCCATCTGCTGGAGTGCTGCACCCAAGTCACCGGCGGCTATTTTGCCCATCCTGGGATGAAAGACATTCCAGACCCGGCCAATCTCGGCTGTCCCATTGCGGAGATCCATCAGGATGGCCGCCTGATCATCGGCAAAACCCGTCACTGCGGCGGACGGGTCAGCGAACAGACCGTCAAGGAACAACTCCTTTACGAAGTACACGACCCCCGACGCTATCTGACGCCGGACGTGGTGCTGGACCTGGGCCAGGCCCATGTACGGGACTTGGGCGATGACCGTGTTGAAATCAGTGGCCTGCTGGGTCATCCGCGTCCCGGTACGCTCAAGGGCTTGACGGGTGTACGCGGCCTCTGGTTCGGCGAGGCAGAGATATCCTACGCAGGCCCCGGCGCCGTGGCGCGTGCCGCGCTGGCGCGGGAGATCCTGCTGCAACGTTTTGACCAGTTGGCACCTGGGGTACAGCCCTGGATCGATCTGTCGGGGGTCGCCAGTCTTTTCAACGACCAGGGCGGTCGTTATCTGCAACAACAACTGGGCCAGGCGCCCGCCCTGGAGGATGTACGTGTGCGGATCGGCCTGACCCACACCGACCGACTGTTGGTGGAGGCGCTGCTGTCGGAGGTCGAATCGCTCTACACCAACGGACCGGCGGGCGGCGGTGGCGTGCGGCGACACCTCGTCGAGACCGTCACCACCCGCAGTTTCCTGCTGCCGCGAGATGAAATCCATACAACCCTGGAGTGGTACTGATGAACCTGGTCACCCTCGCCGACTACGCCCATGCCCGTGCGGGCGATAAAGGCAACATTCTCAGCATCGCCCTGTTTCCCCGCGATCCGGCCCACTATCGGTGGCTGCTTCGGGAATTGACCTGCGCCCGAGTGGCCGAGCAATTCGCAACGCGACAGCCCTCCAAGGTCCATCGCTATGAACTGCCGAACCTCAATGCGCTGAATTTCGTGCTCGAGGACGCCCTGGAGGGTGGCGTGAACCGCAGCTGTGGTCTTGATCGCCACGGCAAGAGCCTGAGTTACCTGCTTCTGGCCTTGCGCCTGCCCGGACCGCAAGGCTGATCGACTCACCGCCCGCGAACCTTCGACAACAATAAAAAAGAGAGGCTGCAACATGATTACAACCCTGGGTTTGCTGATGATGCTCGCCATCATCGGATTGATATTGCTGCGCAGGATCAGCCCGGTGGTGGCGTTCACCACCCTTCCCGTGGTCGCTTGCCTGATGGCCGGATTCAATCCCGGACAGATCGGCGAATTCATCAAGGCTGGCCTGATTACCGTGGCCCCGACCGCAGCCCTGTTTCTGTTTGCCATCCTGTTCTTCGGCATCATGCGTGACCGGGGGTTGTTCGATCCTTTGGTCAACCTGCTGATCCGCAGCACGGGCGGCAGGCCGCTGGCCGTGGCGTGGGTAACAGTGTTGGTGACATCGGCGGTTCATCTCGACGGTGTCGGCGCCGCCACGTTCCTACTGACCATCCCGGCACTGCTGCCCTTGTATAAACGCCTGAACATGAGCCCGGCGATGCTGTTGTGCCTGGTTGGCACCACGGCCGGCGTGATCAATATGGTCCCTTGGGGCGGAACGACCGCACGCGCCGCCGCGGTGTCGGGGCTGGATGCCACCCAACTGTGGCTAGGCTTGCTGCCGGTGCAGATGGTGGGCCTGGCGTGCATGCTCGTTGTCGCGACAGTGTTGGGCTTGCGCGCCCAGCGTCGCCAACCGATGTCGCTGGGGGCGGCTGCAACGGTTGAACTGGACAGCCTGCACCCCCAAGACCGTGAATTCGCCCTCTCGCCTCGGGAGCTGCGCTACTGGCTGAACGTGGCGCTGACCGGTGGGATCCTGGTGTGCCTGTTCACCGGCATTTTTCCCTTGTATGCCTGTTTCATGGTGGGACTGGGCATCGCCCTGCCCTTGAACTTCCCGTCCCTGGACGCCCAGGCCGAACGCCTCAAGGCCCATGCGGCCGATGCGCTGCAAATGGTCCTGGTGATGATGGCCGCCGCCGTCCTGCTGGGCGTGCTCTCCGGCGCGAAGATGTCCGACGGCATGGCATTGGCACTGATCGATATCATGCCCGCCGGTTCTGCCCAATATCTGCATGTGATCGTCGGCTTCTTCGGCGTCCCCCTGGGAATGATCTTCTCACCCGACGCCTACTATTTCGCCCTGCTGCCGGTGATCAGGGACGTGGCCGCCGCCGCGGGAGTCCCCCTCGAAGCCGTGGCCCGGGCCATGTTGATCGGTGAAAACGCCGGATTCTCCATCAGCCCGGTGGTGCCCAGCGTGTACCTGGCGCTGGCGTTGTCCGGCGTAGAGCTGCGCAAGCACATCGCCTATACGTTCTTCTGGGCCTGGGGTGTCAGCCTGGCGATGCTCGCCTTTGCCGTGATGACTGGAGCGGTACAGGTGTGAGCGCGCGGTGAATGCGGTGCTGATGGATGCGTTTGATGAGGCCCAGGCATTGCTGCCTCAAACGTTTGGGGTCCTAAGTGGCCGTTACCGCAGCAAAGGATATGTACCCAATCCAATCCAATCCAATCCAACCCCAACACCAAAGAAAACGGCGCCTTCCCCTCCCTCGGAAAAAGCGCCGTATCCTTAAGTGAACAGCATTACGCTCAATGCGTAGCGTTCTTGTACCTCACCAGACAGCGTCCGGTTTACAGCGCCATGTCAGCCGCTGGGTTGGCCTCAGGGGCAGCGGCAGGCGTGGCCGGCGCCGCGGTGGCGCCTGGCTTGCCGATTGCCGGTGGCGGTGCCAGTTGCAGGACTTCGCTGGTGTAAGCCCACTCTTGCGCAACGCGCTCAGGGCTTTCGTTGAGCTTGGTGCCATAGCTCGGCACGATCTGGTGCAGTTTTTCCTGCCAGGCTGGACTGGCGACCTTGTCCTTGAAGACCTTCTCAAGCACGCTCAACATGATCGGTGCGGCGGTCGAGGCGCCTGGCGAGGCACCCAGCAGGCCGGCGATGCTGCCGTCCTCGGACGCGACCACTTCGGTGCCGAGTTTGAGCACGCCGCCCTTCTCTTCATCACGCTTGATGATCTGCACGCGCTGACCAGCCTGCCACAGGCGCCAGTCTTCCTGCTTGGCGTCCGGGAAGTACTCTTTCAGGGCGTTGAAGCGATCTTCATCCGACAGCATCAGTTGACCGGCCAGGTACTCGACCAGTGGGTACTGTTCGATACCGACCTTGGTCATCGGCCACACGTTGTGGGTCGTGGTGCTGGTCAGCAAGTCGAAGTACGAACCGTTCTTCAGGAACTTGGTGGAGAAGGTTGCGAACGGGCCAAACAGGATCACGCGCTTGCCATCGAGCACACGGGTGTCCAGGTGCGGAACCGACATTGGTGGTGCGCCCACCGAAGCCTTGCCGTAGGCCTTGGCCAGGTGCATCTGGGCGACAGTCGGGTTTTCAGTGACCAGGAACGAACCACCCACCGGGAAACCTGCGTATTCACGTGCCTGCGGGATGTCAGACTTCTGCAGCAGGTGCAAGGCACCACCGCCGGCGCCGATGAACACGAACTTGGCGTCGGTCTCGGTTTCGGTACCGTCTTTCAGGTTCTTGTACGAAACGCGCCAGGTGCCGTCTTCGTTGCGGGTGATCTCTTCCACTTCGCTGGACAGCTTGAGGGAGAAATTCGGCTTGGTCTGCAGGTAAGCCGCAAATTGGCGCGTGATTTCGCCGAAGTTCACGTCGGTGCCCAGTGGACTCCAGGTGGCCGCGACTTTCTGGCTCGGGTCACGCCCTTGCATCATCAGTGGGACCCACTTGCTGATCTGCTCGCGATCTTCGGAATACTGCATGCCGGCGAACAACGGGCTGGCCTGGAGGGCTTCGTAGCGCTTCTTCAGGAACGCGATGTTGTCATCACCCCATACGAAGCTCATGTGCGGTGTGGAGTTGATGAACGAACGCGGATCCTTCAGCACACCGCTCTTGACCTGCCAGGACCAGAACTGACGGGAGATCTGGAAGGCTTCGTTGATTTCGATGGCCTTGGCGATCTCGACCTTGCCGTTCTTGTCTTCCGGCGTGTAGTTCAGCTCGGCCAGCGCAGAGTGACCGGTACCGGCATTGTTCCAACCGTTGGAACTCTCTTGGGCAACACCGTCCAGACGCTCGACCATTTCCATGGTCCAGCCCGGCTCCAGCTCGTTGAGCCAGACGCCGAGTGTCGAGCTCATGATGCCCCCACCAATGAGCAAGACATCAACTTTTTTCGGCTCGGCGGCGTGCGTGGTCGCAAGACCCATCGCCATCGCCAGGCCCAGTAGCGCCGTGTGTGTTTTCTTCAACATGTGTGTATCCCTAGGATGAACGCCATTCCGTCCACCTGTCCTGGTCAAGGATGGACCACATCCACAGCCGGCAACGCCAGCAGGAGGGGTATCGAGACGGACAGGAGGATGGACCTACAGGGCCGAGCAATACGTCGGCCTCTCGTTTATATCTCTCCGGCGCTGACTTCTTGTAGGTCTTGGCTTCAGCTGGGTGAGGGATGCTGCAAACGTATTCATCGGGCCTGGCATGGCCGTGCCCGATTGTCGCAGCGGGGGGAGTTTACATAAGGAAATAAACAGACCGAAGCGTCTTTTTACACGACGGGCGAAAACGCCGACCAAATGACGGCATTTTGCTGGCTCTCGGGGCCGATTGACCTACCCAAGCATCTGGCTCAACACCGCCCGCAACTTGCCAGGCTTGACCGGCTTGTTGAGCAGTGGCGCATCCAGCTTGCGCAAGGCGCGGCGGCACTGATCGCTGCGGTCGGCGGTGATGATCACCGCCGGGATCGCCTGGTGGAAATGCTCGCGCAGATGCTTGACCACTTCACACCCCACGACCCCGTGATCCAGGTGGAAATCCGCCAGGATCAACTCCGGCGCACGCCCTTGCAGCACATCAAGGGCGCCCGCTTCGTCGGTGGCGGTCAGGACTTCGCAGCCCCACTGCCCCAACAGCGCCGCCATGCTTTGCAAGATGCTCAACTCATTGTCGATCACCAACAAACGCCGCCCTGGCAGTGGGTTGCCGGCGACCGCCTGTGCCGGAACCTGCGACACCGGCAGGGGTTTTTCGCTGGACAGCGGCACCTCGATGCTGAACACCGAGCCCCGTCCCGGCCGAGAACGCACCTGCACCCGATAACCGAGGATGTGGGCGATGCGTTCGACAATCGCCAACCCCAGGCCCACGCCTTTGCGATCCGCCGCCCGACCGACGTCGAGCTGGTTGAATTCCAGGAAAATCGACTCCAGGCAATCGGCCGCAATGCCACGCCCCGTGTCCCAGACCTCAACGCTCAGGTGTCCACCCCGGCGCCGGGCCACCAGGAGAATGCCGCCCTGATCGGTGTAGCGACAGGCATTGCTCAGCAGGTTGCGCAGGATACGGCTGATCAATCGCAGGTCGGTCAGCACGGCTTCGTCGCCAAACCGCACCCGCAGCTCCAACCCTGCGGCGCCGGCCACCGATTGAAACTCTGAAACCAGCGGCCCCAACAACTCATCCAGCCGATACGGCGCCAGGTCGGGCTTGACGGCGGCCTGGTCCAGCCGGGAAATATCCAGCAGGTCGGTGAGCAGGTCTTCGGCCCCCTCGAGTGCCTGGTGGGTCCGTTCGACCAGCACATGCTCGGCGGTAGGCAACTGGCGCTCACGCAACGTGGCGATCAGCAGGCGGGCCGCGTTGAGCGGCTGCAACAGGTCATGGCTCGCGGCGGCCAGGTATTTGTCCTTGCTGCGGTTGGCGGCTTGGGCGGCGTCCCGGGCATCGCGCAACTGTTGCTCGATCAGTTCGCGCTGGACAATCTGCTGCTGCAGGTTGTGGTTGGCCTCCAGTAATGCGTCGGTGCGCTCGGCCACTCGCTGCTCCAGTCGATCATTGAGCTGTTGCAGGTGCTGCCGGGCCTGTTCCAGCTCATCGAGGCGCGCCGCCAGTTCCGGGTAGTGACTCTTGCGCGTCGAGTGATTGCCCAGCCCCAGCAGCCCGGCCAAGGCCTTTTGCTGCTCGTCAGAGGGCTTCGCCATAGACAACCTCGACATCCCGCTGGCTCGACTCCCGAGGATTGGTAAGGATGCACGGGTCGTGCATCGCATGCTGCGACAGGAACGGAATGTCCGAGGTGCTCACGCCATGCAGGCCCAGGGTCTCGTGGAAACCGATGGTGCGCTTGAGGGCAATCAGGTGTTCCACCAGCCGGGTGCGGATCTGCCGGTGGTTGAGCCCCCGACAGTCGATGCCCAGTGTCTCGGCAATCACTTTGAAACGGTCCGGCGCCGAGTTGTAGTTGAACGCCACCACGTGCTCCACCAGTACCGCGTTGCACAAGCCATGGGGCAAATCGAGGAAACCGCCCAGGCTGTGGGACATCGCATGCACGGCACCCAGGATTGCGTTGGAGAACGCCAGCCCGGCCTGCATGCTGCCCAGCATGATTTTTTCCCGCAGGGCGACGTCCGCCGGGTTGGCGATCATCTGCACCAGGTTGCCGTTGATCAGGCGCATCGCTTCCAGCGCATGAGGGTCGGTCAACGGGCCATGGCCGGTGGACACGAATGCCTCGATGGCATGCACCAGGGCGTCGATGCCGGTACAGGCGGACAGGAACGGGTCCATGCTCAGGGTGGTTTCCGGATCGATCAACGATACGTCCGGCACCGCCGCCTTGCTGACAATGGAAAATTTCATCCGCTCTTGCTGGTTGGAAATGATCACGAATTGCGACACGTCAGCCGACGTCCCCGCCGTGGTGGGAATCAGGATCAGCGGCGGGCTGGGTACGTGCAGGGTGTCGACGCCTTCGAACTCGAGGATGTTGCGGCCGTGGGCCACGACAATGCCGATGCCTTTGCCGCAATCCATGGGGCTGCCACCGCCCACCGCGACGATGACATCGCAATGGTTTTCCCGGTAAAGGTCGGCACCGAGCATCACTTCCTCGACCCGAGGATTGGGCGAGACCGCGCTATAGACACAGTATTCGATGCCTTGGGCCTGCAGGCTGGCTTCGACGTCAGCCACCCAACCGGCGGCGATGACCCCGGGATCGGTGACGATCAGCACCTTGCGTGCACCGAAGGTCTTGGCGTAATTGCCGACATTGTGCCGACAACCGGCACCGAACATGATTTCAGGGGAAACGAACTTGCGCAGCGGGCTGAGGCTCATCTTTTCA encodes:
- a CDS encoding CitMHS family transporter, yielding MITTLGLLMMLAIIGLILLRRISPVVAFTTLPVVACLMAGFNPGQIGEFIKAGLITVAPTAALFLFAILFFGIMRDRGLFDPLVNLLIRSTGGRPLAVAWVTVLVTSAVHLDGVGAATFLLTIPALLPLYKRLNMSPAMLLCLVGTTAGVINMVPWGGTTARAAAVSGLDATQLWLGLLPVQMVGLACMLVVATVLGLRAQRRQPMSLGAAATVELDSLHPQDREFALSPRELRYWLNVALTGGILVCLFTGIFPLYACFMVGLGIALPLNFPSLDAQAERLKAHAADALQMVLVMMAAAVLLGVLSGAKMSDGMALALIDIMPAGSAQYLHVIVGFFGVPLGMIFSPDAYYFALLPVIRDVAAAAGVPLEAVARAMLIGENAGFSISPVVPSVYLALALSGVELRKHIAYTFFWAWGVSLAMLAFAVMTGAVQV
- a CDS encoding hybrid sensor histidine kinase/response regulator, with the translated sequence MAKPSDEQQKALAGLLGLGNHSTRKSHYPELAARLDELEQARQHLQQLNDRLEQRVAERTDALLEANHNLQQQIVQRELIEQQLRDARDAAQAANRSKDKYLAAASHDLLQPLNAARLLIATLRERQLPTAEHVLVERTHQALEGAEDLLTDLLDISRLDQAAVKPDLAPYRLDELLGPLVSEFQSVAGAAGLELRVRFGDEAVLTDLRLISRILRNLLSNACRYTDQGGILLVARRRGGHLSVEVWDTGRGIAADCLESIFLEFNQLDVGRAADRKGVGLGLAIVERIAHILGYRVQVRSRPGRGSVFSIEVPLSSEKPLPVSQVPAQAVAGNPLPGRRLLVIDNELSILQSMAALLGQWGCEVLTATDEAGALDVLQGRAPELILADFHLDHGVVGCEVVKHLREHFHQAIPAVIITADRSDQCRRALRKLDAPLLNKPVKPGKLRAVLSQMLG
- the ercA gene encoding alcohol dehydrogenase-like regulatory protein ErcA encodes the protein MSLSPLRKFVSPEIMFGAGCRHNVGNYAKTFGARKVLIVTDPGVIAAGWVADVEASLQAQGIEYCVYSAVSPNPRVEEVMLGADLYRENHCDVIVAVGGGSPMDCGKGIGIVVAHGRNILEFEGVDTLHVPSPPLILIPTTAGTSADVSQFVIISNQQERMKFSIVSKAAVPDVSLIDPETTLSMDPFLSACTGIDALVHAIEAFVSTGHGPLTDPHALEAMRLINGNLVQMIANPADVALREKIMLGSMQAGLAFSNAILGAVHAMSHSLGGFLDLPHGLCNAVLVEHVVAFNYNSAPDRFKVIAETLGIDCRGLNHRQIRTRLVEHLIALKRTIGFHETLGLHGVSTSDIPFLSQHAMHDPCILTNPRESSQRDVEVVYGEAL
- the mqo gene encoding malate dehydrogenase (quinone), yielding MLKKTHTALLGLAMAMGLATTHAAEPKKVDVLLIGGGIMSSTLGVWLNELEPGWTMEMVERLDGVAQESSNGWNNAGTGHSALAELNYTPEDKNGKVEIAKAIEINEAFQISRQFWSWQVKSGVLKDPRSFINSTPHMSFVWGDDNIAFLKKRYEALQASPLFAGMQYSEDREQISKWVPLMMQGRDPSQKVAATWSPLGTDVNFGEITRQFAAYLQTKPNFSLKLSSEVEEITRNEDGTWRVSYKNLKDGTETETDAKFVFIGAGGGALHLLQKSDIPQAREYAGFPVGGSFLVTENPTVAQMHLAKAYGKASVGAPPMSVPHLDTRVLDGKRVILFGPFATFSTKFLKNGSYFDLLTSTTTHNVWPMTKVGIEQYPLVEYLAGQLMLSDEDRFNALKEYFPDAKQEDWRLWQAGQRVQIIKRDEEKGGVLKLGTEVVASEDGSIAGLLGASPGASTAAPIMLSVLEKVFKDKVASPAWQEKLHQIVPSYGTKLNESPERVAQEWAYTSEVLQLAPPPAIGKPGATAAPATPAAAPEANPAADMAL